CTCCTCGAAGACGACCGCCATATGCGTCTGTGCTTCCAGAAAGAACTTGAGcatcgacggcagcgacatGGTGGCGCACACCATCGCGAACAGGCGGTCCTTCGCTTTGACCACCTGCtccaccgtcagcggcgaAAACTCCAAGGACGTGTTCACCGTCATCAGGTCCTTGACAACAAGGATGCTTTCGAACACGCCAGGCGCCGACTCGACCGGCACTCGCGAGCGGCCCGACTTCCACAGCATCTCCAAAAAGTCCGGCGTGATGAGGTCGGTGCCGCGGACGCACGTCGCCTTCTCGATCGGCGTCATGATATCGCGCACCTTGCGCTCATGGAAATCCATGGCGgcaagcagcagcttcagctcGGACTTGGCCATGTGCGCGTTATCGTCACCTTCGCGTTCGTAGTGCATTACCATCAGCTTGCGCAGTTCCTTCTTGTCGTACAGCTGCCCCGTCTCCTCGCTGCCCACCACAACGTCGAGGAACCAACCCAGCGTGGCTGACAGCGGGTACGTGAGGATCATCGCAACGTTCACGAAAACGGagcccgccgcagcgacacGAAGGGAATACTTGGAGCGGCAGATCGACATGGGCAAAATCTCGGCAAAAAGTACAATGACTAATGTACTCAAGATGAACTTCCAAATACCTGAGCCTTTGTCGTCCACCATGTGCGTGCTCGTGCCCCGAGTACGGATGGCCTCCACCACATCGAAGACATCGTTGAACTCCTGCACGATGAGGACATTGCACAGCATGTTGCATATGATGAGGGTCGAGAGCGTCTTGTGCCCTTGCTTGCGCAGTGGCAGCAAGGTTGCGGCGTACTTGCAATCCGGTGTCGGCCCACTTTCGGCGATGATCTCGAGGGTAAAGGTGTTGGCGCACATGACGCCCAGGGTCAGTCCGGCAAAGACCGCGGACAGAAAGGCGTACATGCAAATTCGTAGCGAGTGATCGAGCAAGCTGTAGACGCGCTTCGTCTGCTTTCGGTTCTCGTTcgccagctccttctccgtcatcTGCGAGGGGTCTTTGGCGAAGGAGTTTCCGTTTGCACCGAGCGTCGCGGCGAGAAAAACGCCGTACGCGGCGAACATGATGCAGAGGCGAATCGACCGCACGGCCGAGGCACGAGAGTGCCATACATGCATTTCGAAAAATGTGGGAGAGGCTGGTGTGTGTTCGCGTGTCTTTCCCGCCCTTGGCCCGTCACACGTCGCTAATCCTCGGATctcgaaggcggcggcacgcgtACAGAGAAAAGGAGGTGAGCAAGCggcgaaaaacaaaacataACTGAAGAACCTGAGCTCGTGTCTCGCATGCTGTCGTGTGACGATGCCCAAACAAAGTGCACGAAAAACCGCACAAGCACAGAGATCCCCACACAACGAAGGCGCCTGCTCTGTCCTTCCTCCGCTCTAGCGCCTCTCGCTCCCGCCACCTGAACAGAACCACACGGCCAGGCAAAGCACacgggaaaaaaaaacgacaacAAGGCGGGCCCGCGGATCATAAAAGAAATTACCGgcgaaaaaaagagagcaaGCAATAAGAAGGCTGGGGGGAGAGTAACGATACACCAAAGGCCACGTAACGGTAATATGGGATCCTCTGCACGTGTTTGTGccgaaaaaagaaaaaaactTCTCTTTTGGCTCCCCCTGCAGTACTGCTACAGTGAcggagcaggcggcgcacgtAAGAAGAACGTGAagaagaaggaagaggagatgCTGACAATTTAAGAAAACGCTTGTTGTGGACAAGGACCGCGACACTCACCACCCTTTTCACAAAAACCCGTGAAAGGAGTACAGAGGCTTTTATATGAGCTGTGTGAGAAACAGAGAACCACGAAAGAGAAACAAAGAAACCCGAGGTTCAGAGCGCGTTAGAGatgcctgcgtgcgtgctcaTGCATGTGCTTGTATTCGTATGCCACGTACGTGTTGGTGTGCGCTACGGCTATTCGCGACTATGGCCGTTGAATGTGGCTGCGCCCAAGGACTCGCATTCACCGCGCATACACTCAGTAACAAAGCTGCACAACAAGTCGCTTGGTAGTGCAAAGTgatgaaggagagagagataaTGAGTTGGGGAAGAAGGGAGACggcaaaacaacaaaaacaaagcgAAAAGTAAAAGTGAAAAATGTGCGTCACATACGAAACGAAGTGTAGCGATCGGCCAATACATGCCATGAACGTGCCCACTCGTTTCCGATCAgcgccagagagagagggagagaagggggcaagcggagagaggaaggcaaTTCACAATGCAGAGGAAGGGAACACGCATACCCGGACAGCCGCTCGAGTGAGACTCACTCGCCACAGATGTCTCCATCGGCCATCCTTCCGTGTCTTTCAGACGCCCCTGGGGTGCAAGCCCAAGGAGTACGGAGCGCGCATATATACAGGGAGGCAACAGCAAGTGCAAAATGTGCGAAGGGTGCACGCAGGGAAAAGGAACTCCGATGACgttgttttcgtttctgcGCGTGCTTCTTTTTGTGGTTGCGTGTGGATGTctggagggaggggggctttGATGGTTCTTGGCCTGTGGTGGTTGCGCTGAGAAGGACCTGGATCGTCTTTCACAGTTTAATATTgcacaacagcaaaacaaaaagagagagcgttGCACATGACGCGCATTACACATTAGCaaacacgagagagagagagagagaggaggcaagCACAGCGGGGACAAGGGGCTGATAGCTCGCCTCCACACACCGTTATGACGATCAGAACATCTATGGCCACACGACACAACACACCACGAGCAAGAGAAACAATAGGAAGATAAAAGATGCTATGCCAAGAGAGCACGTGGAGCGCAACCAGAAAGGGTACGAGCTCAAGAACGAGAAACCGGCACCGATCGGTGAGTAGAGTGCACGGTGCGCTCACACTTCTAGAGAATAGCGGGTGTACGCATGACAACCCATCGAGCACCGCTGGAACAGATTAGGAAGAGCAGTTGCGccagagaaacagagagagcggcagttCTACGATCCAGAGTGGTCACCGCGATGGAGTCTCCGTCTTCCCTATGCACACATCTGCCTTCGTGCCCCGCTGGAACCGACTCCTCCCCGagccctcccttccccccccaccaccaccacctcacccGCGTCGGCTGTGCGCCCAGCACACTCCCGCCTCTGTGCATCCCTCTGATGTGGTAACGGTCTGTGTCCTTCCCCTTGCTGGACGCGCCATCAACCCCGCAAGTGCCCACTGCGCAGATACGCCGAGTCCATCTCTCTCACAACATGCACGTACACAGCTAtaggcgtgtgcgccgacacgcacactctGCGCGCCGCGGCAAAACGAGCACCAAGGAAAGGCAAGATAAATAGGCGCATGAGGGGTGCCCGCCCAGACCcctaccgccgccgccgccagttCCATCATCCCGCATTCGGCAACACATGGCACAGCCCGCCTGGAAGAGGAGCACACAGGTGCTCCCCTTACCACCACAGGCGTTAAAATAGACCCGCGCCACACGCGTACTGCATTGGCCGCTTTCCAGGGTGGGCCACGTGCGTAAAGGTGGTGTATTTGGGCTTCATCGCACCGCCCGTGAAGCGAATGAAGGCGCCCTTGTTGCCCATCTGGTCGCAGTAATTCGGGGCACTGAACACGGTGATGCACTTGCCGTTGTGGTCCACCTCGTAGCCGTCCTCTTTCACCTCGTGTGAGCGCACGACGAGCTTCAAATTATTGTTCTTTAGGAAGTTCTCCGTGACGTCAGGGCCGAAAGATGGGCAGTCGACGCCGCGCTTGCTCGGCGTGCGACCCGGCATCGGCTGTGGGTCCGCCCAAAGACTCTCACAAATGAGGCCGTTCTCGGGGATGTCTCGGAACCGATTCGGCTTCTGCAGGTCGGCGATGGTGACGTCGTCGCGCGAGTAGAGACCGCCGTGGACGACAAACACCTCATCGTTGATGATGTGCCCCGTCGGGAGGGCATTGAAGACCTCTGAGAACAGATCAAACACCTCGGCCGAGTACTTGGCCCGCACCTCTCCCTCAAAACCGTAGACGCGGTTCATCGAGAGTCCCTCGTGGTTGCCGCGGGAGAGGAAGACGTGCTCTGGGTACAGCAGCTTGTACGCGAACAAGGTAAGCACGTTTTCCACCGAGTAGGATCCGCGATCGACAAAGTCGCCGTTAAAGAGGTAGCGGTTTGTCGGTGACGGCTTGCCATTCAGCTTGAAGATGTTGAGCAGGTCGTAGAACTGACCATGCGTGTCACCGCAAACGGTAATGTCCTCGCCGTCTGGCACTGTGACTGTGACGAAATTGGGGTACGACTTGAACAGCTTTAAGACCCCCAGCAGCATAAACACAACGTCGCGGCGGTCTATCTTTTTCTCAACGCGGAAGTGCTCCTGGATCGCCTCCACGAACTGCACCGTGATCGTGTCGTTCTCAATGCGTGGCCCATCGTACGACGCAGCGATGGTACCGAGCTTGATGGTAGTAGATACCGGCTCGCAGTCCTTGGACTTGATGGCGTTCTCGAAGCGAATGCGCTTGAGCTCCTTTTCGCACAGGTCATACTTCTGTCGGGCATCCTTCTCGGTCGGCACCAGCTTAAGGACGGCGGCGAACTCCTTCTGCGCATCCTTAAACTTGCCAAGCAGCAGGTGGGCAGACGCCTTGCGGTAGTACGCCTTCACAAAGCCAGGGTCGATCTCGACCGCCTCTTGTGCGTCTACAAGTGCCGCTCCAGGCAGCTCCAGCTTCAGGTAGGCAAAGGCGCGGttgcacagcagcgtcggcgtcttGTGCGCCTCAATGGCCTGCGAGTACGACTCTACCGCGTGCTGAAACTTCTTTTCCTGGAAGTACGCGTTGCCCTCCTGCTTCAGGCGGTCGGACTCCTCCATCGTGACgcggggaaggggtggaAGTGGACAGCGGGATCTGGTTCGACTGTGTCTCTGGACCGGCGCACTACTCGGGGTTCTACTAGGATATGCACGCGTTTATCTGTAGGCTTCTCTCCGCACGTGTGGGTGCCTgtgcgggggcgggggccgTTTCGACAAACGAACGAGAGGGATgagggaaaagagaagaggatgAGCAAACAAcgaagggcggcggcgcagaagctgAAACGCCgacacacgaacacacgcgcagTCATGGGCCTCAGGCGATGCCGAGCTGGGGACGACCTTAGCACTTGCAATCAAGGGATGGAGCATGAGGACGAAACGGGAAGTACGATGATTCCTAGCAGCTTCTTAAAACACAATACACATGGAGAAAACTCCCCGAAAACGggagcacgcgctgcgcagcaaccGCAAAAAACGATGGTCAAACGGACAATCGGAGTGGGCCGAGTCCGCTCACTGCAAGATAGCACGCGCAACAGCAAGAAACATACAGAAAGATAACCAGCAGGAGCACGAGACAGACGCGAGCCTATAATGCAAAACAGGCAAGCCACAAAGACACAGGTTAGGAAGAGCGAGGTCGACGAAGGCGAGCGTGACAAGACCCGCTCCACTCCTCTGCACGCGCTCCAGAAGTGCGTCGGTCGTCCAGACAGAGAGCCACGTGGGCAGTGGGGAAGGCAAGGGTTCAGGTAGGGAGGGAGGATATCGGCAACACCCGAGACGACGCCACAGAACTTTTAATCGATGACGCCCGACGACTTCACCATGAGAGACAGCGGGAGAGATGGTGCA
This DNA window, taken from Leishmania major strain Friedlin complete genome, chromosome 18, encodes the following:
- a CDS encoding putative serine/threonine protein phosphatase type 5; the encoded protein is MEESDRLKQEGNAYFQEKKFQHAVESYSQAIEAHKTPTLLCNRAFAYLKLELPGAALVDAQEAVEIDPGFVKAYYRKASAHLLLGKFKDAQKEFAAVLKLVPTEKDARQKYDLCEKELKRIRFENAIKSKDCEPVSTTIKLGTIAASYDGPRIENDTITVQFVEAIQEHFRVEKKIDRRDVVFMLLGVLKLFKSYPNFVTVTVPDGEDITVCGDTHGQFYDLLNIFKLNGKPSPTNRYLFNGDFVDRGSYSVENVLTLFAYKLLYPEHVFLSRGNHEGLSMNRVYGFEGEVRAKYSAEVFDLFSEVFNALPTGHIINDEVFVVHGGLYSRDDVTIADLQKPNRFRDIPENGLICESLWADPQPMPGRTPSKRGVDCPSFGPDVTENFLKNNNLKLVVRSHEVKEDGYEVDHNGKCITVFSAPNYCDQMGNKGAFIRFTGGAMKPKYTTFTHVAHPGKRPMQYACGAGLF